In Leuconostoc kimchii IMSNU 11154, one genomic interval encodes:
- a CDS encoding single-stranded DNA-binding protein — MQINHHVGRLVRDVNFTVRGENEIKIAYFKLAINDLKDGKATYIDYVAFNRTAELIRDYLTDVGQVVEVEFVMRNHNYTDKSTGQKIYAMQNQVTQFRIYKSNQSSKNPAVQTQIADSKNSEVTDNDLPPYPDFNSNAFEYVEG; from the coding sequence ATGCAAATTAATCACCACGTTGGACGTTTAGTTCGTGATGTTAACTTCACTGTAAGAGGTGAAAATGAAATCAAGATTGCCTACTTCAAATTAGCCATTAATGATTTAAAAGATGGCAAAGCAACTTACATTGATTATGTTGCTTTTAACAGAACTGCAGAATTGATTCGTGACTATTTGACTGATGTTGGTCAAGTAGTTGAGGTTGAATTTGTGATGCGCAATCACAACTACACCGATAAAAGTACAGGTCAAAAGATTTATGCCATGCAAAATCAAGTGACACAATTCCGCATCTATAAATCTAATCAGTCATCGAAAAATCCTGCTGTTCAAACACAGATTGCTGACAGTAAAAATAGTGAAGTGACAGATAATGATTTGCCACCATATCCTGACTTTAACAGCAATGCATTTGAGTATGTAGAGGGGTAG